One window from the genome of Oryza glaberrima chromosome 3, OglaRS2, whole genome shotgun sequence encodes:
- the LOC127768123 gene encoding indole-3-glycerol phosphate lyase, chloroplastic-like, with protein MAFTVKASSPAASSSSSSSAPAKLGAAPGRVAFRKLTAAAASAAASLRLDIDRAPAAPATERGLSSVSRTMSRLMEKGKTAFIPYITAGDPDMGTTAEALRLLDACGADVIEVGVPFSDPYNDGPVIQASAARALAAGATMDGIMSMLAEVTPELSCPVVLFSYLGPIVRRGPANFTAAAKQAGVQGLIVPDLPYLEACSFRSEVIKNNLELVLLTTPTTPPDRMKAITAASGGFVYLVSVNGVTGSRQDVNPRVEHLLQEIKQVTDKAVCVGYGISTPDHVRQIAEWGADGVIIGSAMVRQLGEAASPKQGLKRLEKYARSLKNALP; from the exons ATGGCTTTCACGGTGaaggcgtcgtcgccggctgcttcttcttcttcttcttcctcggcgccaGCTAAGCTCGGCGCGGCGCCGGGGAGGGTCGCGTTCAGGAAgctcaccgcggcggcggcttcggcagCGGCGTCGCTTAGGCTCGATATCGATCgggcgcccgcggcgccggcgacggagcGCGGGCTGTCGTCGGTGTCGCGGACCATGTCGAGGCTGATGGAGAAGGGGAAGACGGCGTTCATCCCGTACATCACCGCCGGCGACCCGGACATGgggacgacggcggaggcgctgcGGCTGCTCGATGCGTGCGGCGCCGACGTCATCGAGGTCGGCGTGCCCTTCTCCGACCCCTACAACGACGGCCCCGTCATCCAGGCCTCCGCCGCGcgggcgctcgccgccggcgccacgaTGGACGGGATCATGTCGATGCTCGCGGAGGTGACGCCGGAGCTGTCATGCCCGGTGGTGCTCTTCTCCTACCTCGGCCCCATCGTCCGGCGAGGTCCGGCCAACTTCACCGCCGCAGCCAAACAAGCCGGCGTGCAAG GTCTTATAGTACCTGATCTTCCTTACCTAGAGGCATGCTCTTTCAGGAGTGAAGTTATCAAGAACAACCTAGAGCTG GTGCTGCTTACTACACCAACTACACCACCAGACAGGATGAAGGCAATCACAGCCGCCTCAGGAGGATTTGTTTATCTG GTTAGTGTCAATGGAGTTACAGGATCTCGCCAAGACGTGAACCCGCGTGTTGAGCATCTCCTTCAGGAGATCAAGCAGGTCACTGACAAAGCTGTGTGTGTTGGCTATGGCATATCAACCCCTGATCATGTTAGACAG ATAGCAGAGTGGGGTGCAGATGGAGTGATCATTGGCAGTGCAATGGTGAGGCAGCTGGGTGAAGCAGCTTCTCCCAAACAGGGGCTGAAAAGGCTGGAGAAGTATGCTAGGAGCCTGAAGAATGCACTGCCATAG
- the LOC127768571 gene encoding transcription factor UNE12-like: MAGQQPQQQGPPEDDFFDQFFSLTSSFPGAAPGGRAAGDQPFSLALSLDAAAAAEASGSGKRLGVGDDAEGGGSKADRETVQLTGLFPPVFGGGGVQPPNLRPTPPTQVFHPQQSKQGGAAVGPQPPAPRPKVRARRGQATDPHSIAERLRRERIAERMRALQELVPNTNKTDRAAMLDEILDYVKFLRLQVKVLSMSRLGGAGAVAQLVADIPLSVKGEASDSGGNQQIWEKWSTDGTERQVAKLMEEDIGAAMQFLQSKALCMMPISLAMAIYDTQQTQDGQPVKHEPNTPS; the protein is encoded by the exons ATGGCCgggcagcagccgcagcagcagggcCCACCGGAGGACGACTTTTTCGACCAGTTCTTCTCCCTGACCAGCTCCTTCCCTGGCGCCGCGccgggcggccgcgccgccggtgaccaGCCCTTCTCCCTCGCGCTcagcctcgacgccgccgcggcggccgaggcTTCCGGGAGCGGGAAGAGGCTCGGGGTCGGCGATGACGCCGAGGGTGGCGGCAGCAAGGCG GATCGGGAGACCGTGCAGCTCACCGGACTCTTCCCGCCggtgttcggcggcggcggcgtgcagccgCCGAACCTCCGCCCCACCCCGCCTACCCAG GTGTTCCACCCGCAGCAGTCGAAGCAGGGCGGAGCAGCCGTcgggccgcagccgccggcgccgaggccgaAGGTGCGAGCGCGGCGTGGGCAGGCGACCGACCCCCACAGCATCGCGGAGAGG CtaagaagagagagaatagcagAAAGGATGAGGGCCCTACAGGAATTGGTCCCCAATACAAACAAG ACAGATAGGGCAGCTATGCTAGATGAGATCCTTGATTATGTGAAATTCCTGAGGCTGCAAGTAAAG GTTTTAAGCATGAGCAGGCTGGGTGGCGCGGGTGCTGTTGCGCAGCTGGTTGCTGATATTCCACTTTCAGTTAAG GGGGAAGCAAGCGATAGTGGGGGCAACCAACAGATTTGGGAAAAGTGGTCAACGGATGGCACAGAAAGACAGGTAGCGAAGCTGATGGAAGAAGACATCGGGGCAGCGATGCAATTTCTCCAATCCAAAGCACTCTGCATGATGCCAATCTCGCTCGCCATGGCAATCTATGACACACAACAAACACAGGATGGACAACCAGTGAAGCACGAACCCAACACTCCTTCCTAG
- the LOC127768122 gene encoding tryptophan synthase alpha chain-like: protein MAFTVKAPSPSPSPSPASSSSSAPATTRLPGAWHGGAAPAPGRLAARKLPAASLTLDRAPAPPAGGERGMSSSVSRTMSRLREKGKTAFIPYITAGDPDMGTTAEALRVLDACGADVIELGVPFSDPYTDGPVIQASDARALAAGATLDGVMSMLKEVTPELSCPVVLFSYIGPIVRRGPANFTAAAKEAGVQGLIVPDLPYVETCTFRSEATKNNLELVLLTTPATPADKMKAITAASGGFVYLVSVNGVTGSRQNVNPRVEHLLQEIKQVTDKAVCVGFGISTPDHVRQIADWGADGVIIGSAMVRQLGEAASPKQGLKRLEKYARSLKDALP, encoded by the exons ATGGCTTTCACGGTGaaggcgccgtcgccgtcgccgtcgccgtcgccggcttcttcgtcttcctcggcgCCAGCTACGACGCGCCTCCCGGGTGcgtggcacggcggcgcggcgccggcgccggggaggcTCGCGGCGCGGAAGCTCCCGGCGGCGTCGCTGACGCTCGatcgggcgccggcgccgccggccggcggcgagcgcgggaTGTCGTCGTCGGTGTCGCGGACCATGTCGAGGCTAAGGGAGAAGGGGAAGACGGCGTTCATCCCGTACATCACCGCCGGCGACCCGGACATGgggacgacggcggaggcgctgcGGGTGCTCGACGCCTGCGGCGCCGACGTCATCGAGCTCGGCGTGCCCTTCTCCGACCCCTACACCGACGGCCCCGTCATCCAGGCCTCCGACGCGcgggcgctcgccgccggcgccacgctGGACGGGGTCATGTCGATGCTCAAGGAGGTGACGCCGGAGCTTTCCTGCCCGGTGGTGCTCTTCTCCTACATCGGCCCCATCGTCCGGCGAGGTCCGGCCAACTTCACCGCCGCAGCAAAAGAAGCCGGCGTACAAG GTCTTATAGTACCTGATCTTCCTTACGTAGAGACATGCACTTTCAGGAGTGAAGCCACGAAGAACAACCTAGAGCTG GTGCTGCTTACTACACCAGCTACACCGGCAGACAAGATGAAGGCAATCACAGCGGCTTCAGGAGGATTTGTTTACCTG GTTAGTGTCAATGGGGTTACAGGATCTCGCCAAAACGTAAATCCGCGTGTTGAGCATCTCCTTCAGGAGATTAAGCAGGTCACTGACAAAGCTGTGTGTGTTGGCTTTGGCATATCAACCCCTGATCATGTTAGACAG ATAGCAGATTGGGGTGCAGATGGAGTGATCATAGGCAGCGCAATGGTGAGGCAGTTGGGTGAAGCAGCTTCTCCCAAACAAGGGCTCAAAAGGCTGGAGAAGTATGCTAGGAGCCTCAAGGATGCACTACCATAG